A genomic segment from Saccharicrinis carchari encodes:
- a CDS encoding AAA family ATPase, producing MRRKLMGQIDWSHRLIGIKGTRGIGKTDFLLDFAKSTYGSNKACLYVNLNHLYFTQNTIVSFADEFRKTGGKTLILDQVYKYPGWSEEMKYCYDHFTDLQIVFSGSTVMRLREENPHLRDIVHSYKLEGFSFREFLELKTGILFDSYTLDDILANHKNIAADIVSKVRPLAYFDDYLRYGYYPFFLDKAHYAENLMKSLNLILEIDISFLRQIELKYLPRLRKLLYQVGGEAPFQPNVSKLSAQIKTSRATVMNYLYYLRQARLVKLLYDGEEDMQKKPSLIYLHNPNLVYSIRGEEPQKEILHKTFFYNQLGCCHELTVSGKSDFKVDDIHHFLICGNGSGTPKNEDGVLQAKDMIEVGKKGVIPLWLFGFLY from the coding sequence ATGCGACGAAAGTTAATGGGGCAAATTGATTGGAGCCACCGACTCATAGGTATTAAAGGTACCCGAGGTATTGGTAAAACAGATTTTTTGCTCGATTTTGCCAAAAGCACTTACGGCAGCAATAAGGCCTGTTTGTACGTTAATTTAAATCACCTTTATTTTACGCAAAACACCATTGTGTCTTTTGCAGATGAGTTTAGAAAGACAGGAGGCAAGACCTTGATTTTGGATCAGGTATATAAATATCCGGGTTGGTCCGAAGAAATGAAGTATTGTTACGACCATTTCACCGACTTGCAAATAGTTTTTTCCGGATCAACGGTCATGCGATTACGCGAAGAAAATCCACATTTACGCGATATTGTGCACTCCTACAAGCTGGAAGGGTTTTCGTTTCGTGAATTTCTGGAATTAAAAACGGGTATTTTGTTCGATTCTTACACATTGGACGATATATTGGCAAATCACAAAAATATTGCAGCCGATATTGTGAGCAAAGTGCGTCCTTTGGCTTATTTCGATGATTATTTACGCTATGGTTATTATCCTTTCTTTTTAGATAAAGCACATTATGCCGAAAACTTAATGAAAAGTTTAAATCTGATATTAGAAATAGATATTAGTTTTTTGCGGCAGATAGAACTCAAATACTTACCCAGATTACGCAAATTACTTTATCAGGTGGGTGGTGAAGCTCCGTTTCAACCCAATGTGAGTAAGTTGAGTGCACAAATAAAAACCTCGCGGGCAACGGTAATGAATTATTTATACTATTTGCGTCAGGCGCGATTGGTAAAGTTGCTTTACGACGGTGAGGAAGATATGCAAAAAAAACCTTCGTTGATATATCTGCACAATCCAAACCTGGTTTATTCAATACGTGGCGAGGAACCCCAAAAAGAGATATTGCACAAAACATTTTTTTACAATCAACTGGGGTGTTGTCACGAATTAACAGTTTCCGGCAAATCCGATTTTAAGGTAGATGATATACATCATTTTTTAATTTGTGGCAACGGAAGTGGTACGCCTAAAAATGAAGACGGGGTGCTTCAAGCAAAAGATATGATTGAGGTAGGGAAAAAAGGCGTTATTCCCTTGTGGCTTTTCGGGTTTTTATATTAA